Genomic DNA from Catellatospora sp. TT07R-123:
CTCGTACACGGCGACGCGGCCGCCGGGGCGCGGCTGGTCGGCGACCCGCGCATCCGGGCGGTGTCGTTCACCGGCGGGCTGGCCGGGGGCCGGGCCGTCGCGGCGGCCTGCGCGTACGACGTCAAGCCGGTGCAACTCGAACTGGGCGGCAACAACCCGCTCGTCGTGCTGCCCGATGCCGACACCGCGTCCGCCGCCCGCGCCGCCGCCGACCTGCTGACCACGCTCAACGGCCAGTGGTGCCGGGCGCTGGGGCGCCTGATCGTGCCCGCCGACCGCGCCGACGAGATCGTCGCGGCGGTCCTGGCCCGCCTCGGTGACCTGCGCGTCGGCGACCCGCTCGACCCTGCCACGGACTACGGCCCGCTGGTCCACTCCGGGCACCGGTCCCGGGTCACCGCCGCCCGCGACGTGCTCGTCGCCCACGGCGGCCGGGCGCACACCGCGCTGCCGGTCCCGGACGAGGGCAACTTCCTCAGCCCGACCCTGGTCACCGGGGTCCACCCGGAGCACACCGTGCACGAGATCTTCGGCCCCGTCGCGGCGGTGCACACCTACCGCACCCTGGACGAGGCCGTGGCACTGGCCAACGGCACGCCGTACGGGCTGGAGGCGTACGTCTGCGGCACCGACGAGGACGCGGCCCTGGCCGTGGCCCGGCGGCTGCGCGCGGGCGAGGTGAAGGTCAACGGCTCCAGCATCATGAGCCTGCACCTGTTCACCCCGCGCCCGGCCTGGGGCCTGTCCGGCTACTCCGAGGAGGGCACCGCCGAGACGCTGCGGTTCTTCACCAACCCGCGCGTCGTCGGCGTCGAGGGCGGCTTCGCGCTGCACGGGCGCCCGTGACCGCCGCCGCGCTGCGCGCCCTGCTCGCCGCCGACCGGGTCACCCACCTGCCCGGCGTGTACGACGCCCCCACCGCCGCCCTGGCGGTGCGGGCCGGGCACCGGGCGGCGCACCTGTCCGGGGCCGCCTGCGCCGCCCTGGACCTGGGCCTGCCCGACCTCGGCTACGTCCACGGCACCCACCTGGCCGCACGGGCCTCCCGCCTCGTCCCGGCGCTGGCCGGGGCGCCGCTGCTCGCCGACGCCGACACCGGCTACGGCGACGCGCTCCAGGCGGTGTGGACCGCCCGCGCC
This window encodes:
- a CDS encoding aldehyde dehydrogenase, encoding MSAVTPQPVSDLVDGAWQACAEPLGFALEEPATGRVLGTATGTAADRIDAAIAAAAAVHESGAWSGLSPQARAVLLESAADQVQHDADAITAVESYATGVPIRQTAMLAVILAGAFRLAAAQLREGWLTGAVPREDGRTAHVERLPWGPAACLVPWNAPAPMAAHKLANALAAGCPVIVKPSEYAPYGTQLLVAAVERALAAADVPGGVLQLVHGDAAAGARLVGDPRIRAVSFTGGLAGGRAVAAACAYDVKPVQLELGGNNPLVVLPDADTASAARAAADLLTTLNGQWCRALGRLIVPADRADEIVAAVLARLGDLRVGDPLDPATDYGPLVHSGHRSRVTAARDVLVAHGGRAHTALPVPDEGNFLSPTLVTGVHPEHTVHEIFGPVAAVHTYRTLDEAVALANGTPYGLEAYVCGTDEDAALAVARRLRAGEVKVNGSSIMSLHLFTPRPAWGLSGYSEEGTAETLRFFTNPRVVGVEGGFALHGRP